The genomic interval GGTGAGCAGTGAAAACGGGATAAAAGCGTAAATGTTGCAAAATCTCTAGTGTATCATTTTTGTCATAACCTTCCTGATTAAGCTCTTTTAGAGTTTTAGGGAGGTGATTAAGCATAGCATTATTGCTTAAATTAAGTTCTTCAATAATATTAAGCAACATATGATAAAGCGTGAAAGCTTTAATAATAAAAAGTGTTTTATCTTGGGCTGAAATATCTGCAAGTATGCGTTTAAGCATAGTTGAATCGTGGTTTTGAAGACTTTGCTTAATATTTAAAAAAGCATTTTTTAGCTCCTCATCAACACTTTGGAGCAAGTGAATAATTGTATCAGAAACAAATTCTACTTGTATTGGTTGGAGCAAAGTGGATTTTGGAGATTTTTTTATGCCTTCTTGTGGTGAGTGAGAGTGTTGCATATTTACTTCCTTTAAGCCTTTGACTTGGTGGCTTAATTATAACTAAGTTTGTTTTAACTATAATTGAGCCTTTAATTTAAAATAGCGGCTAAACTGCTAGAAAGGAAATGTATAATGGCATTAAAAGTGTATTACGACAAAGATTGTGATTTAGGACTTATTCAAAAGAAAAAAGTTGCAGTGATTGGCTTTGGTTCACAAGGGCACGCTCACGCAGAAAACTTACGAGATTCTGGCGTTGAGGTAATTATCGGATTGTATCGCGGTGGCTCTAGCTGGGTAAAAGCTGAAGCAAAGGGTTTTAAGGTGCTTGAAGTGAGTGAGGCAACAAAAGTTGCTGATGTGATTATGATATTAATCCCTGATGAATTGCAAGCTGATGTGTTTGCCAAAGATATTTTACCCTCTTTAAGCGAAGATAAAATTATTGCATTTGGGCACGGATTCAATATCCATTTTGGGCAAATCAAAGCTCCAAAGGGTGTAGGTGTGATTATGGTTGCACCAAAAGCCCCGGGTCATACCGTTCGTAGTGAATTTGTAAAAGGTGGCGGAATCCCTGATTTAATTGCTGTAGAGCAAGATACAAGCAGAGGAGATGCCAAAGCGATTGCACTAAGTTATGCAAGTGCGATTGGAGGAGGGCGCAGTGGCATTATTGAAACGACTTTTAAAGATGAGACAGAGACAGATTTATTTGGTGAGCAAGCTGTGCTTTGCGGTGGTGTAACGAGCCTTGTTAAAGCTGGATTTGAAACTTTGGTTGAGGCAGGCTATCCTGAAGAAATGGCGTATTTTGAGTGTTTGCACGAACTAAAGCTAATTGTGGATTTGATTTATGAGGGTGGCTTGGCAAATATGCGCTATTCTATCTCAAATACCGCAGAATATGGCGATATGGTAAGTGGTCCGCGTGTGATTAATGAAGAATCTAAAAAAGCAATGAAGCAGATTCTAAAAGATATTCAAGAAGGGCGATTTGCTAAAGATTTTATATTGGAGCGTAAAGCAGGATATGCGAGAATGAATGCAGAGCGAAAAAATCTAGCAAATCATAAAATTGAGCAAGTCGGTGGCAGACTCCGCGCAATGATGCCGTGGATTGGTGCAAATAAATTGGTAGATAAGGAGAGAAACTAAATAAAACTCCCACTTGCAATGAACTTGCAACATTAAAATTGTTTATAGTATAAAATACTTTATAAAAGGAGGGCATAGAATCTAAGGAGTAAGAATGACAAACCTAAAGAGTATGCAAATTCTCATCATAGGCTATGTGGGGATTATCATACTTGGAGCTTTGCTTTTGTTTTTACCTTGTATGCACTCCTCTTCTCTTAGTTTTATAGAAGCCCTTTTTACGAGCACTTCAGCTTTTACTTGCACAGGGCTTATTATAAAAGATACGGCACTTGATTTTACACCTTTTGGACAAGCTGTGATTTTAGCTCTTATTTGGCTTGGCGGATTGGGATATATGAGTATGCTTGGTATCGTGTATGTATTCCTTCGAAAGCGACTTTCAAATAGGGAACGCAATATGATAAAAGAATCACTTAATTATCCTTCCTATGATGGTATGATGAGTTTTTTAAAAAAAGTCTTGTTTTTTGTAATTTTAATTGAATCCTTTGGTGCTTTGGCGCTTTTTATTTATTTTTATTTTGTGCAAGATTTTAGCGTTTTCACTGCTTTGTGGGCAGGTATATTTCACGCTATTTCGGCTTTTAATAATGCAGGATTCTCTATTTTTAGCACTAATCTTATGGCTTATCGCCAAAGCGTGTTTGTTAATAGTGTGATATGTTTTCTTATTATCGCTGGAGGAATGGGTTATATTGTGCTTATTGAACTCCATACCTTTATAAAGTCGCGTTTATACATATTTTGGAATATTTGTCTAGCTTTTATGCGCAATAAACCATTATCAAATCTGCACACAATTCGCTTGAGTTTGCATAGTAAGATTGTTGTAAGTTATACATTTGTGCTTTTAACTTTGGGATTTAGCTTTATATTTGTGCTTGAATATCACAATCCAAAGAGTATGGGTAATTTTGAGTTTTTTGACAAAATACTCTCAAGTTTTTTTATGTCGGTAAATTATCGCACCTCTGGATTTAATAGCATTGATTTGGGAGGATTGAAAGATTCTACAATGTTTTTCTCTTCTTTGCTTATGATTATAGGAGGGGCTCCGGGTGGCACAGCAGGAGGTATTAAAGTAACCACTCTCGCAACACTTTTTGCTTTTTGTGCCGCGCTTTTTTATGATACACAACCACGATTATTTAAACGTAGGATTATGGAAAAAAGTGTAAAAAAAGCCATTGGTGTAGGTATTATTGCTATGATTTGTATCACTTTAGCAAATTTCATTATTGCTGCTTTACAAGAGGATACGCGTTTTATGCTTATTATGTTTGAGGTTTCATCAGCTTTTGCAACTACGGGCGTGTCTGCAGGCAATGGTGGCACATTAAGCTTAAGTGCGAATTTCTCCCCACTCTCGCAAATAGTAATTATTGGGCTTATGCTAATGGGAAAAGTAGGTATTTTAGCTTTTTGGCTGGCATTTGTGGGCAAACGTAAGCAGAGTTATATTACTCTACAAGAGGAGCGCGTGATTATTTAGAATCTATCAATTTTAGGAGCACGAATGAAAACAAGTTATGCAGTTATTGGATTAGGGAAATTTGGGCAATATGTTGCCAAAGGGCTTATACGAAATAATGAAAATGTTATTGTATGTGATGATAGTGAGGAGCATATTAGAGAATTTAAGGATTTAAGTGATGAGGTTTATATCCTTGATGCGACAAATAAAGAAGCATTGCGTGAAGCTGGTGTTAAGGAGCTTGATGTCGTTATTATTAGCATAGGAGAAAATATAGAATCTAGCATTTTGAGCGTGATTGCTCTCCAAGAATTGAAGAATAAATTTATTATTGCCAAAGCTGTCAATCGCTCACACGGCATTATTTTAAATCGTTTGGGTGTGGATTTGGTCGTGCGTCCAGAGCAAGATGCTTCAAGTCGGCTCCTTGATAAATTATTATGGAATCGCAACCATATTTTTAAAATCAATGAACAATTAGATTTAAGCAAAGTGCCTATTATAGAATCTGATGTAGGCAAAAGTGTAGGCACAAAGCAATATGAGCTACAAATGCGAGAGAATGTAAAAATTATAGGCGTATATCAAAGTGGCATTTGGCATATTCATACCAAAAAAGCAGGGGTAAAAGAGCCCCTTGAGCAACTCATACTTGAGCAAGGAGCAGTATTGCTTTTGCTTCAATCACATATTAATGCTTAAGCGCAAGGATATATACAGGTTCATAAGTGAGTGTATTATTAAATCGTTGAGTGTAGTTTTTAAGCATAGTCTTTGTGAGATGAAAGGGTTTGTTTATACCAAAGGCATTTACACCACTTAGTTTGAGATGTCTAAAGACTTCAAGGGAGCTATCAAAATGCAGACGATGATGCGTAGATTCTAAGACAAGGATTTCAAAGTCTTTTTCTAGTAATGCGCGTATCGTATCTAAGCTTTCATATTTCAAACCAACCCCTGTAATTTCGCGTATTTCGTGCATATTATCTTGTCCAAAACTACTTAATGCCAATATGCCACCACAAGTAATCATAGATTTTAAATTAGTGAGCGTAGAGGCGCAATCAAGCCATTGCAAACAGGCATTAGAGATGATAAGTTCAAATTGTTTTTTTGCAAGAGAATGAGTGCAAAGTTGTGCCATATCAAAGGCAAGGTGCAAGATTCTCTCATCGTGCAATGCTCCAGCCATATCATAAGGGTAAAAATCATTTGTTATATAGTGTTGAAAATCAAATGATTTGCTTATAAGAGCTGTAAGCTCACCTGTCCCTGCACCAAATTCAAAGATAGAATCAAAGCTTTTGCGATTTGTGCCCAAAACCAAGTTTAAAAGATGAAATCTCATAGCGCGTTGTATAGGACTATTGTCATTATAAGTGTCTCGGGTTTTATGAAAAGAGATAAGATTAAAATCGTGCGAAGAATATTTTAGTATTTTTGTAGGTGGCATAATTCTTCCCACGAGGTAAAGTTAAAGAAAACAAAATGTGGCTCATTACTCCATAGAATCCGTGTATTTTGGGGAGATTGAGAGAGCCAATATTGTTTATTTGCTTCTGGTGGGAAAATTTCATCATTACGTGATATAAGTGCGTATTCCCACCTCTGACATTGATGTGAGTGTATAGATTGAGAAAACTCATAAAGCGCTCCAAGTTCATCGCGTAAAGCTTGATTATCTCGCAAAGTAAAATGAGCGTCTAATCTGTGCCCTAATAATCCTGTACGAAATTGTTGAGAATCAAGATGTTTCATTGTTCGTCTAAAAAGCACAGGAGGAATACCATAGATTTTATCAACCCCTAAAGGTGTGCCATTAATAGCAAGTGTATGTGTAAATTGCTCCCATATAGATGAAAACATAGCATTTGCCACACATACGCCAAGCGAAAAGGCGATAAGATAAATATGCCGATAGTAGGAGAGATTCTTAAAAATATCGTGTGTATTGTAGGAATTGAGCGTATTTAAATCTCTATAATCATAAAACATCACTACATCGCAATCATAAATTTTAAGATGGTGAAAATGACAAGGGTCGCTTCCAAACCCACCCATAAATATTATTAAATCTTTAACCAAAGAATCTTTAGTATTTGCGCTATGAAGCCATTTATACTTCATAGTGTCTCCGCAAGTTGAGCTATGTGTTCTAATTCTAAAGCAGCATTAAGACAGAATCGGATTCTTGCTGTTCCTTTGGGGATTGTAGGTTCCTTGATAGCGGGAGCAAAAAATCCACGCTCACGTAGCTGATGAGAGAGTTGAACTGCAGATTGGTTATCTCCACACATAAGCGAGATGATATGTGCTTCACCTCTTATTGCATAGCCTTTTTCTTTTAAGTGTGAGCGGAGATGCTGACTTAGAAGTTGCAATTTTTCGCGCTTATTTGTTAGAGTGAGTATCTTGCTCCATATGAAATTACTCCACGCAATATTAATTGCGGGCAGGGCAGTAGAGTATATGAGTCCCCGTGCAGTATTGATAAAGAAGTCTCTTTGAGTTGTATTGCAAAGCATACAAGCTCCCATAGAGGCTAGAGCCTTACCAAAAGTCAGCACAAGAAAATCAATGTCTTCAATACATTCATAAGCTATTCCGAGTCCATTATTTCCACACACACCTACACTATGTGCTTCATCAACATATAAAAATACATTGGGGTAATCTTTTTTAAGTTGTATTATTTCTTTAATATTGCCAAAATCTCCCTCCATACTAAAAAGTCCTTCAGTTACAATGATAATACGTTCATAATGACGATGATGAAAATCAATAAGTGTTTCAAGCGCAGTCATATCATTGTGTCTAAAACGCTTAAAGTGAGCATTGCGCACTCCATCAAATACACTTGCGTGAGAGAATCTATCAAGCAAAAAGAGTGTGTGTGAGAGAGTGCTTAATGCCTGAATACAAGAGAGATTGCAGTGATAACCGCTGTTAAAAAGTAAAGCTTTTTTTGGGGCATAGAGTTGGCTAAGATGAGATTCTAAAGTCTCATAAATAGGGAATCCTCCGCTTAAAGAGCGTGAAGATGCGCTAGAAAAAACCATATCTTGTGGCGAGAGTGTGCTAAGAAATTCTTGTATAAGTGCAGTATCTAGGGAAAGAGCCAAATAATCATTGCTTGCAAAATTAATTAAAGGTTTATGTGAGGAATGATGAGCGTGTGAGGCATAAGGAGTGATATAAATACCATCGTGCTGATAATCCGTGATTGTGCGGAAATTATGTGCATTTTTAAGCGATTTTAATCGTGCATTCAAGCCC from Helicobacter hepaticus ATCC 51449 carries:
- the ilvC gene encoding ketol-acid reductoisomerase, whose amino-acid sequence is MALKVYYDKDCDLGLIQKKKVAVIGFGSQGHAHAENLRDSGVEVIIGLYRGGSSWVKAEAKGFKVLEVSEATKVADVIMILIPDELQADVFAKDILPSLSEDKIIAFGHGFNIHFGQIKAPKGVGVIMVAPKAPGHTVRSEFVKGGGIPDLIAVEQDTSRGDAKAIALSYASAIGGGRSGIIETTFKDETETDLFGEQAVLCGGVTSLVKAGFETLVEAGYPEEMAYFECLHELKLIVDLIYEGGLANMRYSISNTAEYGDMVSGPRVINEESKKAMKQILKDIQEGRFAKDFILERKAGYARMNAERKNLANHKIEQVGGRLRAMMPWIGANKLVDKERN
- a CDS encoding potassium transporter TrkG, which codes for MTNLKSMQILIIGYVGIIILGALLLFLPCMHSSSLSFIEALFTSTSAFTCTGLIIKDTALDFTPFGQAVILALIWLGGLGYMSMLGIVYVFLRKRLSNRERNMIKESLNYPSYDGMMSFLKKVLFFVILIESFGALALFIYFYFVQDFSVFTALWAGIFHAISAFNNAGFSIFSTNLMAYRQSVFVNSVICFLIIAGGMGYIVLIELHTFIKSRLYIFWNICLAFMRNKPLSNLHTIRLSLHSKIVVSYTFVLLTLGFSFIFVLEYHNPKSMGNFEFFDKILSSFFMSVNYRTSGFNSIDLGGLKDSTMFFSSLLMIIGGAPGGTAGGIKVTTLATLFAFCAALFYDTQPRLFKRRIMEKSVKKAIGVGIIAMICITLANFIIAALQEDTRFMLIMFEVSSAFATTGVSAGNGGTLSLSANFSPLSQIVIIGLMLMGKVGILAFWLAFVGKRKQSYITLQEERVII
- a CDS encoding potassium channel family protein, encoding MKTSYAVIGLGKFGQYVAKGLIRNNENVIVCDDSEEHIREFKDLSDEVYILDATNKEALREAGVKELDVVIISIGENIESSILSVIALQELKNKFIIAKAVNRSHGIILNRLGVDLVVRPEQDASSRLLDKLLWNRNHIFKINEQLDLSKVPIIESDVGKSVGTKQYELQMRENVKIIGVYQSGIWHIHTKKAGVKEPLEQLILEQGAVLLLLQSHINA
- the bioC gene encoding malonyl-ACP O-methyltransferase BioC, giving the protein MPPTKILKYSSHDFNLISFHKTRDTYNDNSPIQRAMRFHLLNLVLGTNRKSFDSIFEFGAGTGELTALISKSFDFQHYITNDFYPYDMAGALHDERILHLAFDMAQLCTHSLAKKQFELIISNACLQWLDCASTLTNLKSMITCGGILALSSFGQDNMHEIREITGVGLKYESLDTIRALLEKDFEILVLESTHHRLHFDSSLEVFRHLKLSGVNAFGINKPFHLTKTMLKNYTQRFNNTLTYEPVYILALKH
- a CDS encoding pimeloyl-ACP methyl esterase BioG family protein; its protein translation is MKYKWLHSANTKDSLVKDLIIFMGGFGSDPCHFHHLKIYDCDVVMFYDYRDLNTLNSYNTHDIFKNLSYYRHIYLIAFSLGVCVANAMFSSIWEQFTHTLAINGTPLGVDKIYGIPPVLFRRTMKHLDSQQFRTGLLGHRLDAHFTLRDNQALRDELGALYEFSQSIHSHQCQRWEYALISRNDEIFPPEANKQYWLSQSPQNTRILWSNEPHFVFFNFTSWEELCHLQKY
- a CDS encoding aminotransferase class I/II-fold pyridoxal phosphate-dependent enzyme, with the protein product MGLNARLKSLKNAHNFRTITDYQHDGIYITPYASHAHHSSHKPLINFASNDYLALSLDTALIQEFLSTLSPQDMVFSSASSRSLSGGFPIYETLESHLSQLYAPKKALLFNSGYHCNLSCIQALSTLSHTLFLLDRFSHASVFDGVRNAHFKRFRHNDMTALETLIDFHHRHYERIIIVTEGLFSMEGDFGNIKEIIQLKKDYPNVFLYVDEAHSVGVCGNNGLGIAYECIEDIDFLVLTFGKALASMGACMLCNTTQRDFFINTARGLIYSTALPAINIAWSNFIWSKILTLTNKREKLQLLSQHLRSHLKEKGYAIRGEAHIISLMCGDNQSAVQLSHQLRERGFFAPAIKEPTIPKGTARIRFCLNAALELEHIAQLAETL